A single window of uncultured Methanospirillum sp. DNA harbors:
- a CDS encoding nucleotidyltransferase domain-containing protein, producing MKDPDISPVPPDLPITREQISEFCEKYHLVSFAFFGSAVRGTLRADSDIDIMITYDPDTPHTYSGYLEMIHELEEICGRKVDLADRDQIAKTPNYLRRIGMMENLLPTHRQESYLLDILLFLKELAGYQVTMSSSDDSPDDLTRRIQYDGRWFCLLRIARIAEMVDSGVRSRISSVPWKLLDLISDYTILDEPDISLIEEVSERLLASVPDLEAAIPDETEFVERVREKGFW from the coding sequence ATGAAAGATCCTGATATCTCCCCCGTTCCCCCTGATCTCCCGATTACCCGTGAGCAGATCTCCGAATTTTGTGAGAAATATCACCTTGTTTCTTTTGCCTTTTTCGGGTCTGCAGTCAGAGGAACACTCAGGGCAGACAGTGATATTGATATCATGATTACGTATGATCCTGATACCCCCCACACATACTCCGGATACCTGGAGATGATCCATGAGCTCGAAGAGATATGTGGAAGAAAAGTAGATCTGGCTGACCGTGACCAGATAGCCAAAACCCCGAATTATCTCCGAAGGATAGGGATGATGGAGAACCTGCTTCCTACTCACCGGCAGGAGTCATATCTCCTTGATATCCTCCTTTTTCTAAAGGAACTGGCCGGATATCAGGTTACTATGTCGTCAAGTGATGATAGTCCTGATGACCTGACCCGGAGAATCCAGTATGACGGGAGATGGTTCTGTCTTCTTCGTATTGCCCGGATTGCAGAGATGGTTGATTCCGGAGTCAGGAGTAGAATTTCGTCCGTACCCTGGAAACTCCTTGATCTCATATCAGATTATACTATCCTTGATGAGCCTGATATCTCTCTCATTGAGGAGGTATCTGAGCGATTGCTTGCATCAGTCCCTGATCTTGAAGCGGCCATCCCGGATGAGACAGAGTTTGTAGAACGGGTAAGAGAGAAAGGGTTCTGGTAA
- a CDS encoding type II toxin-antitoxin system HicB family antitoxin: MYKFLIVVEKAGDNYSAYAPDLPGCIATGKTKEEAEENMIEAMEFHIQGLLEDGLSIPKQEAYASVFAIPEHG; this comes from the coding sequence ATGTATAAATTCTTAATTGTTGTCGAAAAAGCAGGGGATAACTATTCAGCATATGCTCCGGATCTTCCTGGTTGCATTGCAACAGGAAAGACAAAAGAAGAAGCTGAAGAGAATATGATAGAAGCGATGGAATTTCACATTCAGGGTCTTTTAGAGGATGGGTTGTCAATTCCAAAACAAGAGGCATATGCTTCTGTATTTGCTATCCCGGAACATGGATAA
- a CDS encoding type II toxin-antitoxin system HicA family toxin has protein sequence MKVKDVIRLIEQEGWFLVATKGSHRQYKHPDRPGRVTIAGHPSDSVSPGTWISIQKQAGLKSDE, from the coding sequence ATGAAAGTAAAAGATGTAATCCGACTCATTGAGCAGGAGGGATGGTTTCTTGTTGCAACAAAAGGAAGTCATCGCCAATATAAACACCCGGATAGACCTGGCAGGGTCACTATTGCAGGCCATCCTTCTGATTCGGTATCACCAGGGACATGGATAAGTATTCAGAAACAAGCAGGATTAAAAAGTGATGAATAA